The Desulfuribacillus stibiiarsenatis genome segment TAATCAGAAAAACACTGAAAGATAATAATCTTCAGAATGAGCAACCTTCAGAAGAGACTCCACAAGTAAATAATAAAAACGGTATTGTTGTAGGAGCAACAATTATGGTAGTTACTCAAATGATTATGATTGCCATAATGACAATGACACCTGTGCATATGGAGCTCCATGGACATGGATTAAATGAGATAGGACTAGTTATTGGAATACATATAGGGTCGATGTATTTGCCTTCACTAATTACAGGTATCCTCGTTGATAAGCTTGGCCGAATGATTATGGCAATAGCTTCAGGAATTACTTTGCTTTTTGCAGGTCTATTAGCAGCTATTACACCAGGTGATACATTGATTACCTTAATCATAGCTCTTTCATTACTTGGTATAGGGTGGAATATTGGGCTAATTAGTGGTACAGCATTAATCGTTGACTCAACAGTTCCTTCCAAACGTGCCAAAACTCAAGGTGAAGTGGATGTGCTTATTGCTTTGTCAGGAGCAACGGGTGGTGCTATATCTGGTATGATAGTTGCCGGTTCAAGTTACACAATACTATCAATTGCTGGTGGGATTTTGTCTTTGGTTCTTATTGCAGTCATAGTGTGGTCGCGTCGCTATGCAGATTAGCACTCATTAAGGACAAATGTATAGAAAAATATGTAGATGTAATAGGGAATAACAAAGTATTCGTTAGGAGGAAAAGATAGAGTGAAATTTACATTTACACCAATCAAGTTTCAATCTGCTTTAGCAGCAGGAGGGATATCCCTCATGGCTTTTAACTATCTGCAAATGGTATTGCCCCATGAAGGCGGACTCGTTAATATAATCAACATCGAGTGGGGGGAATACAGTTTAGCACAAACGAGCTTATACCTATTTTTATTTGTTGTGATGGGAATTTTCTCTGCGATGCATTTTGTTGGAACTGTTTTTCTTGTGTTTGGATTTATAAAGTGGCTCATAAGAAAAAATCAGCTTCAGAGTTTTTTACAAGACCCAAAGACAAATATTACGATATTTATTCCTTTTGCTTCGCTGTCTATGTCTACTAATGTTTTATGGGGTCCTTCAGGATTTTTTGTTCCAAATTTTTCAGTACAACCATGGATGCTACCAAGCTTAATTTTGTTTGTTTTTCTATGGTTTCCGCTATTAATTTTGGAGTATAAAGTTGCTAAAGTGTTAATGGCAAAATCAACAAATTTGAAGCAGTTAAACTTTGTCTGGTTACTGGATGTCTTTGCATTTGGACTGGTAAGTTTGACTGGAACGGGCATAGCATCGATGGCTGATAATTCTAATATTGCAACAATAGCTGCCATTGGGTCGGTGATCTTAATGGTTGTTGGTCTAGCTTTGTTAGTTGCAAAACTGGGATATCTATTCTATCTACATGTAAAGGTCCCCAAATTGCCAAACAAACCTATTATGCCAGCATATTTTCTCGTTGTCCCTATCACGTGTCTATTTGGAATTAGTTTCTACAGGCTACTATTGTTCATGGAAGGAACCTATGGGTTTAACGCTTCCGGAGCAGCGTTAGTGTTAATCAACGCATCCTATATATTGGCTATTAGTTGGGTACTGTATGTTATCTATATACTTTTTGATTATTTAAGAAAAGATTTTATAAAGGCGGATTATTCCCCTACTCAATGGGGAATCGTTTGAGCTTTGGTTGGCTCCCAGGTTCTGGGGGTTTATGTACAAGGTTTTTATTTTGCAGGAGTTGTACTTTCAAGCATTAACCTTGTAAGTATTATTTTGGCAATGATTGTCTACTTTATGATTTTTGTTAAATTTCATCGAGCTAATAAAAAAGAATTAGAAATCGTAACGACTAACTCGAGCAGTACTATTGCAAATTAGCGTAAGAGTTGAAAACAAGCCAGTTATAAGGGGAGGAACAAACATGAATGCTTTAGAAAAGGGTTATGCACAAACAATTCGAGAGTATTGTTTGCAAAGCAAAGAAAAGAATCCAGTGATACTAGCGAATGAAATAATGGGAATAGAGGGTTTCCCTGTTGCGGGGCAGGCGCATCATCCTCTGATTGCTGCCAGCTTATTAACAGCGTATGCAAATGCATTGAACGAAAAAGTGGATGAACATAAGTTAGATGCCGTAATCAAACGATCCGATTCTTTACCAGCGGGATTTTGCGCGGGATTTGGATCTGATGCAGCTATTATATCGCTCGGTATTACAGTGAGTGTCATATTGGGAAATACTGTTGATGAAGGATCAAGCGTAGGTCGCACTATATCGCATACATTAACAGGAATGGGGATGCTGGCGATTGCCAATAACAGTGGAGCTCGATGCTGTAAAAGAAGCACATTTACTGCTTTGACGTTAGCGGCTAATTATTTACCAGCAACATTAGGTGTTACTTTCCCCAAACTAGAAGAAGCCACGTTTAGATGTCAGTTTTTTGAAATGAATAAAATGTGCAATAAGAAATATTGTAAGTATTATCCATAACAAACAAATAGAAGAAAAGCGTATAAATACATCCTTATAAATAGATAAAAAGGATGTATTTTTATTTATTCTACTTTCTTATGGCAGCCTTCTAAATGTATGTATTTACAATAGATAAGGTACAGACTTTTTTAAAATGTGTTATACTAATTGTTAAGAAGGTGATGATTATGTTAACTAATTCTATTGTAAGAATCGCTATAATATCACTTATATCAGTAATCATTTTTACAGGTTGCGATTATAATACAGATGAAAATGTTGTTCCATTAACTTCAGAAGAGAACGAATATAGTAAAACAGATTCTGATATCCATTTTGGGATTTATAATGAACTATCACCATTGCAGAATTATTTATTATATGATGAGTTGATTAAAGATTTTCAAAAAGTCACGAATTTAAGTACAAGCATTACTTTGAGAAAGAGTTATTCAGAGATCCATTCATTACTACAAGACCGTAAGTTGGATGTTGCGTACATTTATTTAAATGAAAGTATTTTAGAAGATTACCAAGAAAATTATACAATTTATTTTACTTCAGAATTACAATCGCAAATGAAATCTATCGTTGTGGTGAATCAAAACAGCAATATTAATAATATTAGTGACTTGCAGAATCAGTTATTTAGTTATACAGAGCCGAATTCTTATAATAGCATGGCTTTTGATCAATATTTAGAAGGCTTAGGGCAAAGCAAGGAGGCTTTTTTTAAAAATTATTTTTACACGTTTTATGTAGACGAATCTGTATCCGTATTACATTCGGGAATTGTTAACGGCGTAGTTATTGACTCTCTAAATTATGCGATTCTCTCAAATCATCATCAAGAATCACAAACGAAATCAACTGACTTGAACTTTCGTATTTTGCTAGAACTAGATTCAGCAATTAAGGAACCGGTATTGCTAATGCGAAATGATTTGAATGATGATATAAAAGATAAAGTGAAACGTTACTTTCGTCATTTTCCTGATAATGAGAAACAAAAAACAATAGGTACCCGTCTTCATATAGCTTCTTTTAAAGAAGAAAAAATCAATGATAGGTTGATTAATAATGAATAATAAGCTAGTTCCAATAAAAAAATTTCTAAATGAGTCATTGAATTTAAGTGGTAAACTTTTTGGAATCTACTTGATTCTTGCCGTGCTATTATCTCTATGGATAAGCTATTATACAGAATCCCTGCTAAAGGTTCATTTGCAGAATCAATTAGAGGAGCAAGGGCACGCGATTGCTAAGAACATCGCAGATATAAGTGTGAATTATGTATTAACAGAGAATGTACACGGCCTAAAACGACTATTACTAGAGCAAAAAGCGGCCAATTCAAATATAGAGTATATTCTAGTATTTGATTGGAATCTAGATTTATTTGCGCATAGTTTGCCTGTCAATCCATCTAGTAAATTGTTAGAAGTAGATAATGAAAGTCTTCAAGTTATAAAAACAGATCGTGGGAATGTTTGGGAATTTGCGACACCAATTACAGAATACTATGTTGGCACAGTACGGGTTGGGATTTCTGAAACAAAGCAACTTGGAATCGTCAAGACTATTTTATCAAACATATTAGTTAGTTTAATGATATTTTTCTTTATCTCAGCTATTGTTGTTACCTCTCTACACCGGATATTAACGAAACCGATTACCGAATTAGTTAAAGTTACACAAAACCTATCAAAGGGTAATTTCCAGTATCGTGTTCCTCACCACGATAAAAACGATGAGATGGGGGTACTTATTTCCTCATTTAACCAAATGATTGATGACTTAGAGAAATATAAAAAAGAAACAGATAATTTAGAGAAAAAAAGAAGGTTACTGCTCGAAAAAATAATAAATTTACAAGAAGACGAGCGCAAAATTATTGCTATGGAACTCCATGATGAGACAGGTCAATCTCTGACAGGTGTAAAATTAAATCTGAAATCTTTGGAACAGTCAGTAGAAGACCCAATAATAAAAGAACAAGTGGCAAAACTTCACACTCAAGTCTCGCAATCGCTATCGAATATCCACGATTTGATTGTCGATATTGGACCTAGATATTTAGAAGGTGAGAACATCGGCAAGATTCTTGAAAGGTATGTGAACGATTATCAGCAGCGATATAAGGTTCAAGTTTCCCTAGAATTAAAAGGAATAGTGGAAATAGAACTGGTTAATCAAGCTAAAGCATCCGTATTTCGAATTATGCAAGAAGCGATGACAAACACAGCGAAATATGCGAAAGCTACAGAATTATTCATTTCATTGCAAGTTATAAAAACGCATCTTTTACTCATTATTGAAGATAACGGAGTCGGATTTGAGGCAGAGAAAGAATTTTCAAAAATGAGCTCTAGTAAAAACATGGGGCTTTTTAGCATGAAGGAACGAGCGGCACTATTAGGTGGAACTTTCCTTGTTGAATCTGTTATTGGAGAAGGTACAACGGTATATGTTCGAATACCCTTAACTGAGGTGATAATTAATGATACGCATACTGCTAGCGGATGACCATAATTTAGTACGTTCAGGTTTGAAAATTCTATTAGACCAAGTAGAGAATTTTAAAGTTGTAGGAGAAGCGGAGAACGGAGAAGAAGTAATACAGCTATTAAAAGAAACACATCCAGATATCGTATTGCTAGACATCAATATGCCTGAAAAGAACGGGTATGAAACTCTTAAAGCAATACGCGGACACGATTCTACTATAAAAATTATGATGCTAACTATGTATAGTGATCAAGATTTTTTAGTGAAGGCAATTGAGTTAGGGGCAAATGGCTATGTATTGAAAAAAGCTCCTGAAGAAGAACTGATTTTTGCCATCAAAAAAATTATGAGAGAAGGCTCTTATGTCGATAATAGTCTTGCTCAAACGTTTGTTCACGCGATGGTAAATAAAACGAAAACTCCGAAACGCGAAATAAAAGAGAAGAATGAACTTACGAAAAGAGAAAAAGAAGTATTGCAATTAGTTGTTAATGGCGCAACTGATAAGGAAGTAGCGGATAAGCTGGTGATTAGCGTAAAAACGGTAGAAGCTCATAAATACAACATCAAGGAAAAATTACAAGTAAGGCGACTGGCAGATTTGATTCGTTACAGTATTGATAATGAACTATTAGACAATTAGAGGGTGGTAGCATGAAAGAAGAGCAAAAAAATTACCCGAAAATAGCAAAAAACACCACTAAAGTGACACGCAAAAAACTTGTAATAACCTCTATGTTGGGCGCGTTAGGCTTAGTTATGGGAGAATTAATTAGACGCGGTAATGATAGAGACCCAGTAATAGCAAAAGTCGATACGAGTATGAGCAAGTATGGTATGGTAATTGATTTAGACCGTTGTATTGGTTGCAATGCATGTACAATCGCATGTAAGCAGGAAAACAATACCCCTCCAGAAATTCATTATAATGTTGTCATAGAAAAAGAAGAAGGTACTTTTCCGCACGTTAGAAAAATGTTTTTGCCGAGAATTTGTATGCAATGCGATAAACCGCCATGTGTTAAAGTATGCCCTGTAGGTGCCACTCGTAAGCGAAATAACGGGATTGTTGATATTGATTATGCTACATGCATAGGTTGTAGATATTGCATGACGGCTTGTCCGTATGGTGCAAGGAGCTTTGATTTTGGTGTCAATTATTACAAGGAGCCTACGCAGTTTGAGTCATCTGTATATTATGAGTATGAAAATACTTATATACGAGAAAAAGGAGAAGCTCCACAGAACAATGTACGAAAGTGCCATTATTGTTCACATAGACTTCAACAGGGGAAAAAGCCTGCTTGTGTGACGGTGTGCTTAGGAAAGGCGCGCATATTTGGCGATTTAAATGATAAAGACAGTATAATATCTCGAGTAGTAACAAAGAGTTGGGGATTGAAAAATAATTTAGGCACGGAACCCAGAACTCGTTATCTAGGTGAAAGGAGAGAGATATAATGAATCACTCTAACAAAGTATGGTGGTTTTTATTCTCTTCGATAGCCATAATGGCATTTTTCTTTATGTATATACGTATTAATGAAGGACTTTCGTTCACAAACCTAAATAATGTAGTTGGTTGGGGCCTTTGGGTTACATTTTACGTTTATTTTCTTGGCATTAGTGTTGGCTTATTTTTAATTTATGGAATTTATATTATATTTCAGTTACAAAATTTTCGAAAAATTGCCATCGTCGCTCTGTATTCCTCGTTAATAACGTTAGTAACAGGGATGCTATTTATATTTATTGACATAGGACATTTAGGTAGGTTTTGGACGGTTTTTATCAATCGTAATATTAGTTCTATATTGTCTTGGGAACTACATCTTTATGTAATATATTTCACAACAATAGTACTACTTTTAATTTTAGAAAATTGGCATTATATAGAAGAGAAACTATTGCAGCATCGATTGAAAGCGAAGATTAACGAGCATAAAGGTACGGTTATAAAATATATCACGTATTTGGGGATTCCGTTAGCAATTGCTGTTCATGGTGGAACGGGTGCTTTGTTTGCTGTAATTAAGGCACGCGTATTCTGGAACTCGGCAATTTTTCCAATCGTATTTCTGATTTCCGCAGTGCTGTCAGGAGTTGCTTTCTTGATTTTCTTATTGGGGTGTTTTCGAAAGCTAACAATAACCAAAGAACAACAGCGGTTAGTTAGTTTAACCTTTTTGTTTCTCTTAATCATAGACTTCATTACGGTAATGATGCAGTTTTTTGTACATTATTATTCTGACATTAGCGATGGCAAGGCTGTAATTAATTTACTTGTAATCGGCGATTATGCCAAATCATTTTGGCTAGGTCAGATAGGAATCGGTATCATTCTAACATTAGTACTGTTTGGCGTGTATTGGCTATTCACAAAAAGAAATCTAACAATACTATGGTGTAGTGCGATTACATGTTTAATTGGAATCTGGTTTATCCGTATGAATTTTATCGCGCCTGCGTTAAGTGTTCCATTGATTGAAGGTTTATCAGAAAGTATTTACCGATCTGCTGAATCGTTTAAGTACAAGCCAAGCTTCATGGAATGGATGTACAGTTATTTCATAATTTTATCAGGAATTATTATATTTTTGTTTGGAGTGCACAAGATTCCGGCTGTTCATGAAGCCATATACAAACAATCGATAGAGGATGTGATTGATGATGGTACGAATGAATCTCTCCCATTGTAGTCGGAAGCAATTTATCAGGGGTACGGTATCTTTAGGGGCATCCTTTTTGGTTGGTAAGAACTTGACGGTGAATGCCAATGAACCTCAGATCATTGAGGAGAAACAGGTCGCCACATGCTGTCATATGTGCGGTGGTGGAACTGGGGTTATTGCCACAGTTAGAAATGGAGTTGTAGCAGGATTAGAACCGAATGTTCATAACCCAATTGGAGTTTGCAATGTAGCGGACAGTTATGAAAATAACAGCCAATATGGTGGAGCTATGTGTCCAAAAGGATTATCCGGGATTATGGCTTTATATGATCCTGACCGAATAACGAAGCCGTTGATGCGAACGAATCCAGAGAAAGGAATTGGCGTTGACCCTAAATGGCGTGAAATTAGTTGGGACGAAGCCCTTTCTGAGATAACAACTGAATTACGAAAGCTACTAGAGGATGAACGTCCGGAGGCGTTAATTACCGTTTCGGAAAATTCGCTAGTTACTGATATACAAAAAGATTTTTGTAAGCTGTTTGGAACACCCAATGCTGGTTTTCATACAAATATATGTAGTGCGACTCGTAAGGGAGCGGCAAAAGCCGTTTTAGGTGTAGACGAACCACTTGGGGACTATCAGAATAGTAAATATATGTTACTTTTTGGCTGGAATCCATTGTCCGCTGTTAAATGGTCACATTTACCGCAAATTATTTTGAACGGGAAGCAAAACGGCGCAAAGTTAGTGGTAATTGACCCTCGATATAGTGAAACAGCAGCAAAGGCAGACGTGTGGCATCCTATCACCCCTGGAACGGACGGGGCCCTCGCCCTTGCTATGGCCCATGTAATTATAAACGCTAAGATTTATGATGAAGAGTTTATAAACAATTGGACGACGGGATTTTCGGAATATCAGAAATACGTTCAAGATAAAACTCCAGAATGGGCTGAAAAAATTTGCGGTGTCTCGGCGAATGATATTCGAAAATTAGCTATCGATTTTGCATCGAATCAACCTGCGATTGCAGATGCATGGATTGGGCCTGGGCAGCAATCGAACGGTTTTAATGCGATACGTGCTGTTTTTTTGTTAAATGTCTTAGTAGGTAGTGTAGACAAAAAAGGCGGTATGTTGTTAACGAAGGAATTACAATTGGGTCCATCAATGATTAACAAGTCTTCTTCAAATATCAAGCGCTACGATCAACTAGAAAAGTATCCCTTTGGTCATAAGTCAGGAGTATATGTAGAAACATTTAGACAGCTAGCACAGCAAAATGGACCATATCCAGTGGATGCTGCAATCATTACCATGAGCAACCCTGTGTTATCAGTACCGAATACGTTACAGGTAATCGAGGGCTTGAAACGGCTAAAATTCATTACCGTAATTGATAATTATTTAAGCGAGACGGCGTTAATGGCAGATATTGTATTGCCAGGAACAACATATTTAGAACGATTTGGTCTTGTAACTAGGGGTATTCACTGGCAGTATGTAGCACTGCGACAGCCTGTGAAACAACCATTGTATGGACAACTATCAGAGTCAGATATTTTTATCGAATTAGCTAAACGGCTACATTTGCGGGATGACAATGGTAATTTACCATTTGAAGAGATTGGCTATTTACAGTATCTGGATTATCGTTTACGCGGGAGTATAGCGAATATCTCGTTAGAGGAGTTACAGGAATTGCCAGGAGCTGTTTGGCGTTCTGAGCAAGAAACGCCGTATCGGCAGTATGTAACGGAACCTATCCAAACAGAATCAGGGAAATTCCAATTCGTTTTAGATAAAGAGAAGTATGCAGAGATGCCCCATATTCTATTGCCTGAATACCATAGGCGGATATGGGAGCCTGATGATAAATATCCGTTTTATTTACTATCATGGAAACATGTAACACATACACATTCTCGCACACAAAACAATCCTTATTTGTCAGAGCTAAAAGATTACAACCATCTCTATATAAATCCCGACACTGGGAAATCGATGGGTTTCGAAGATGGGGATGAAGTACGTGTAACTTCACCATATGGAAGTTTGCGAGCAAATTTAAAGTTCAGCGCAAGCATGCATCCTAAAGTAGTAGGCACAGATTGGGGCTTTGGCCATTGGGGATTCGGTGATTACGCAAAAGGGAAAGGGTTCGCAGTTAATAAACTAAATGACTTTATCGTAGATCAAGTAACTGGTCAAGCAGCGCATAAGGAAATATGTGTTAAAATAGAAAGGTTTTAAACAAATATCATCTAAGGGAAAACCCTGATAAAATATCAGGGTTTTTTTTATTTTTTAACGAATTAATTTAAAGGTTCCCCGAATATGAAATTAATTCATAATTGTATACAATTATTTCAGAACCAATATATATTTTTTAACTTAACGGAGGTGATTGCAATGGAAGATAAGAAAAAGCCGAAGCATTTTAGAAAAGACATTATCAAAAAGGGTTTACTTGTAGGAGGGGGACTCTTAGTAGCCAATGAATTGCTAACAGTGGAGCCTCTTATCAATGCAGCAGAAGCAAATACAACAACAAGTGTTAAACCTGTACCAAATTCGCTATCGCAGGAAGACAATATCATCCGTATGCAAAGAGAATTACATCAGGCTCTAGAAAAACCGATTGATCAAGTTCATTGGGTAATGGTGATTGATCAGAAAAAATGTGTTGCTTGTGATGGATGTACAGTTTCCTGTATCTCTGAAAACGCATTGCCACCAGGTGTGGTATATCGACCGGTTATCAAAGAAGAGGTTGGGACGTATCCGAATGTTAGAAGAAAGTTTACACCACGTCCTTGTATGCACTGTGAAAATCCAGCCTGTGTGAAAGTATGTCCAATCGCAGCAACATATAAACGAGAAGACGGTATCGTATCCATTGATTATGATAAGTGTTTAGGATGTCGTTATTGCATTACAGCATGTCCATATGGAGCTAGAAGCTTTGACTGGGGTGAGCATCACACAGATAATACACCAGAGGTTATGCCATATGAGATGGAGCCAGGGTACGAATATGGTGAAGCAAGAACTCGTTCGAAGGGAGTATCACCTGTAGGAAATGCTCGTAAATGTCATTTCTGTGTTCACCGATTACAAAATGGTATGTTACCTAGCTGCGTGACGACTTGTATCGGAAGAGCAACATATTTTGGAGATTTGAATAACTCAAAAGGCTTAGTTGCAAGTTTAGTAGGTAGCCCGAGAGCTACAAGATTATTAGAAAAACTAGGCACAAAACCAAGTGTGTACTATCTAACATAGTAGGAGGTGGAATCATTGAAACGTCTTTACTTTTTATTGATTGGTTTATTTTCTTTAGTTGGATTATGGGCAATTTACTATAGATTAACAGAAGGTTTAACGATGACAGCGCTAACTAGTAATGTAAGTTGGGGACTGTGGGTGGTATTCTATATCTTTTTTATTGGTCTATCAGCAGGGTCATTCCTTTTATCGACAATGGTATATGTATTTGGAATGAAGCAATTTGAGAAAATTGGTAAGTTGGCATTAGTATCAGCGTTCTTCGCTTTATTAGGAGGTTTGCTATTCGTTTTTATAGATTTAGGACATCCAGAGAGATTCTGGCATGCACTAGCGTATAGACAACTAGGATCTATATTATCGTGGGAAATCCATTTCTACCTCTTATACATGGCAATCATAGTGGCGGAATTATGGTACTTACTTCGTGAAGATGCGGCGAGATTAGTTGCTACTACTTCAGGAGTAAAACAAACATTTTTAAAAGCAGTAACATTAGGATACAAAATTCCAAATAGCCAGCAGAAACTAGCTGCTGATCGTGCTAAATCCCATAAATGGATGAAGATATTAGGAGTTGTTGGCATTCCAACGGCAATCGGTGTTCACGCTGGAACAGGATCGTTGTTCGCAGTAGTTATGGCGAAACATGTTTGGAATACGGCATTAACACCAATTATATTTTTAGTATCGGCACTCGTGTCTGGAGCAGCGCTAATGATGATTTTATATGCATTCTTAGTAGATAAAAACCGACAAGATAAGAGTATGTTACAGAGCCTAGAAAGCTTACTGATATTATTTATTGCCGTTGATTTATTACTGGTTGCAGCTGAATACGTAGTGGGGTTATACAATTATGTCCCAGATGAGAGAGGAATTCTTCTTGATATGCTATTTGGGGAACGCTGGTATATCTTCTGGCTAGGACAAATTACCTTAGGAGCGATAATTCCAATTGCTTTGCTGAGCAAGAGTAATAAGAGCTCAAAAGTCTACGGCCTAGCAGGGATATCGACAATTCTTGGTATCCTGTGTGTCCGCTGGAACTTAGTCGTACCAGCATACCT includes the following:
- a CDS encoding molybdopterin-containing oxidoreductase family protein is translated as MMVRMNLSHCSRKQFIRGTVSLGASFLVGKNLTVNANEPQIIEEKQVATCCHMCGGGTGVIATVRNGVVAGLEPNVHNPIGVCNVADSYENNSQYGGAMCPKGLSGIMALYDPDRITKPLMRTNPEKGIGVDPKWREISWDEALSEITTELRKLLEDERPEALITVSENSLVTDIQKDFCKLFGTPNAGFHTNICSATRKGAAKAVLGVDEPLGDYQNSKYMLLFGWNPLSAVKWSHLPQIILNGKQNGAKLVVIDPRYSETAAKADVWHPITPGTDGALALAMAHVIINAKIYDEEFINNWTTGFSEYQKYVQDKTPEWAEKICGVSANDIRKLAIDFASNQPAIADAWIGPGQQSNGFNAIRAVFLLNVLVGSVDKKGGMLLTKELQLGPSMINKSSSNIKRYDQLEKYPFGHKSGVYVETFRQLAQQNGPYPVDAAIITMSNPVLSVPNTLQVIEGLKRLKFITVIDNYLSETALMADIVLPGTTYLERFGLVTRGIHWQYVALRQPVKQPLYGQLSESDIFIELAKRLHLRDDNGNLPFEEIGYLQYLDYRLRGSIANISLEELQELPGAVWRSEQETPYRQYVTEPIQTESGKFQFVLDKEKYAEMPHILLPEYHRRIWEPDDKYPFYLLSWKHVTHTHSRTQNNPYLSELKDYNHLYINPDTGKSMGFEDGDEVRVTSPYGSLRANLKFSASMHPKVVGTDWGFGHWGFGDYAKGKGFAVNKLNDFIVDQVTGQAAHKEICVKIERF
- the tsoY gene encoding selenoprotein TsoY → MKFTFTPIKFQSALAAGGISLMAFNYLQMVLPHEGGLVNIINIEWGEYSLAQTSLYLFLFVVMGIFSAMHFVGTVFLVFGFIKWLIRKNQLQSFLQDPKTNITIFIPFASLSMSTNVLWGPSGFFVPNFSVQPWMLPSLILFVFLWFPLLILEYKVAKVLMAKSTNLKQLNFVWLLDVFAFGLVSLTGTGIASMADNSNIATIAAIGSVILMVVGLALLVAKLGYLFYLHVKVPKLPNKPIMPAYFLVVPITCLFGISFYRLLLFMEGTYGFNASGAALVLINASYILAISWVLYVIYILFDYLRKDFIKADYSPTQWGIVUALVGSQVLGVYVQGFYFAGVVLSSINLVSIILAMIVYFMIFVKFHRANKKELEIVTTNSSSTIAN
- a CDS encoding 4Fe-4S dicluster domain-containing protein: MKEEQKNYPKIAKNTTKVTRKKLVITSMLGALGLVMGELIRRGNDRDPVIAKVDTSMSKYGMVIDLDRCIGCNACTIACKQENNTPPEIHYNVVIEKEEGTFPHVRKMFLPRICMQCDKPPCVKVCPVGATRKRNNGIVDIDYATCIGCRYCMTACPYGARSFDFGVNYYKEPTQFESSVYYEYENTYIREKGEAPQNNVRKCHYCSHRLQQGKKPACVTVCLGKARIFGDLNDKDSIISRVVTKSWGLKNNLGTEPRTRYLGERREI
- the nrfD gene encoding NrfD/PsrC family molybdoenzyme membrane anchor subunit, translating into MNHSNKVWWFLFSSIAIMAFFFMYIRINEGLSFTNLNNVVGWGLWVTFYVYFLGISVGLFLIYGIYIIFQLQNFRKIAIVALYSSLITLVTGMLFIFIDIGHLGRFWTVFINRNISSILSWELHLYVIYFTTIVLLLILENWHYIEEKLLQHRLKAKINEHKGTVIKYITYLGIPLAIAVHGGTGALFAVIKARVFWNSAIFPIVFLISAVLSGVAFLIFLLGCFRKLTITKEQQRLVSLTFLFLLIIDFITVMMQFFVHYYSDISDGKAVINLLVIGDYAKSFWLGQIGIGIILTLVLFGVYWLFTKRNLTILWCSAITCLIGIWFIRMNFIAPALSVPLIEGLSESIYRSAESFKYKPSFMEWMYSYFIILSGIIIFLFGVHKIPAVHEAIYKQSIEDVIDDGTNESLPL
- a CDS encoding PhnD/SsuA/transferrin family substrate-binding protein translates to MLTNSIVRIAIISLISVIIFTGCDYNTDENVVPLTSEENEYSKTDSDIHFGIYNELSPLQNYLLYDELIKDFQKVTNLSTSITLRKSYSEIHSLLQDRKLDVAYIYLNESILEDYQENYTIYFTSELQSQMKSIVVVNQNSNINNISDLQNQLFSYTEPNSYNSMAFDQYLEGLGQSKEAFFKNYFYTFYVDESVSVLHSGIVNGVVIDSLNYAILSNHHQESQTKSTDLNFRILLELDSAIKEPVLLMRNDLNDDIKDKVKRYFRHFPDNEKQKTIGTRLHIASFKEEKINDRLINNE
- a CDS encoding response regulator, translating into MIRILLADDHNLVRSGLKILLDQVENFKVVGEAENGEEVIQLLKETHPDIVLLDINMPEKNGYETLKAIRGHDSTIKIMMLTMYSDQDFLVKAIELGANGYVLKKAPEEELIFAIKKIMREGSYVDNSLAQTFVHAMVNKTKTPKREIKEKNELTKREKEVLQLVVNGATDKEVADKLVISVKTVEAHKYNIKEKLQVRRLADLIRYSIDNELLDN
- a CDS encoding HAMP domain-containing sensor histidine kinase, whose translation is MNNKLVPIKKFLNESLNLSGKLFGIYLILAVLLSLWISYYTESLLKVHLQNQLEEQGHAIAKNIADISVNYVLTENVHGLKRLLLEQKAANSNIEYILVFDWNLDLFAHSLPVNPSSKLLEVDNESLQVIKTDRGNVWEFATPITEYYVGTVRVGISETKQLGIVKTILSNILVSLMIFFFISAIVVTSLHRILTKPITELVKVTQNLSKGNFQYRVPHHDKNDEMGVLISSFNQMIDDLEKYKKETDNLEKKRRLLLEKIINLQEDERKIIAMELHDETGQSLTGVKLNLKSLEQSVEDPIIKEQVAKLHTQVSQSLSNIHDLIVDIGPRYLEGENIGKILERYVNDYQQRYKVQVSLELKGIVEIELVNQAKASVFRIMQEAMTNTAKYAKATELFISLQVIKTHLLLIIEDNGVGFEAEKEFSKMSSSKNMGLFSMKERAALLGGTFLVESVIGEGTTVYVRIPLTEVIINDTHTASG
- a CDS encoding 4Fe-4S dicluster domain-containing protein — its product is MEDKKKPKHFRKDIIKKGLLVGGGLLVANELLTVEPLINAAEANTTTSVKPVPNSLSQEDNIIRMQRELHQALEKPIDQVHWVMVIDQKKCVACDGCTVSCISENALPPGVVYRPVIKEEVGTYPNVRRKFTPRPCMHCENPACVKVCPIAATYKREDGIVSIDYDKCLGCRYCITACPYGARSFDWGEHHTDNTPEVMPYEMEPGYEYGEARTRSKGVSPVGNARKCHFCVHRLQNGMLPSCVTTCIGRATYFGDLNNSKGLVASLVGSPRATRLLEKLGTKPSVYYLT
- a CDS encoding DUF5714 domain-containing protein, with product MNALEKGYAQTIREYCLQSKEKNPVILANEIMGIEGFPVAGQAHHPLIAASLLTAYANALNEKVDEHKLDAVIKRSDSLPAGFCAGFGSDAAIISLGITVSVILGNTVDEGSSVGRTISHTLTGMGMLAIANNSGARCCKRSTFTALTLAANYLPATLGVTFPKLEEATFRCQFFEMNKMCNKKYCKYYP